From a single Parambassis ranga chromosome 2, fParRan2.1, whole genome shotgun sequence genomic region:
- the LOC114432080 gene encoding protein EFR3 homolog B-like encodes MPGTLPRFPSMPRVATMPALLSSLPRGVSPPSLPRGFTMPSLPSLPRGVTLPRAVAMPAVSQAPRRLLQDCCSVLDHQAPGGLCGCCWALRPRYKRLVDNIFPEDPEDGLVKANMEKLTFFALSAPEKLDRIAAYLSERLTRELNRHRYGYVCIAMEALEQLLLACHCQSINLLVESFLSTLRLLLETDKPHLHILATNSFVKFANIEEDTPSYHRSYDFFVSRFSEMCHSDHEDPDTQNKIRVSGIRGLQGVVRKTVDDELQVNIWEPRHMEQIVPALLVNLQQHTLSGSSGSPAEQTEVCFRELLGRAAYGHINNAIRPVLMHLDSHSLWGGRGFAVRCFQIIMYSIQSQHSHLVIQQLLGHLDANSRSPASVRAGIVEVLSEAAVIEATGSVGPTVLEVFNTLLRQLRQSVDYQLTGYYDNAGKHKTTSREEETLQDAVIMTIGSFANTLPVYQRSEVMLFIMGKIPVPGIYPALGSPNAGFEGSRMIQVMLLKSLLQVSDRYESTNLLTALPSSFLEPLLSFTLMEDPEIRLLVLSILTSLIDRRHNTARLATASVAFDVSALELREDRCSRQDSLFMRKHAQRLYRHVYLACKEESSGRSHYHALYTLLAVLVLELANEEVVVDLIRLVLALQELALSNQESLSTFNRCGVHAVSAAFLDLLSQLGPPPLLHEHITQVIERRQKGAPHLLPEHVFCDDPRLPDGTLTVDEGFLFVQSTICEALTGSSYSAHSERLNTPYTPQLTEEDRLSRRKSIGDVISVQMDMDAQCCPDTPQKPQTEQITFETLKSAIEDRGQVEEEERRRRMQLAEHFQTAPFEEIAAQCGARTSRLQSRLDQVFDLIIRPPPSPSGQSPPRSTPLYEMKFPDLCVY; translated from the exons ATGCCCGGGACGCTTCCCAGGTTTCCCAGCATGCCGCGGGTGGCGACCATGCCGGCGCTGCTCAGCTCTCTGCCCAGAGGCGTCAGCCCCCCCAGCTTACCCCGAGGCTTCACCATGCCCAGTCTACCCAGCCTGCCCAGAGGAGTGACGCTGCCCCGCGCCGTCGCCATGCCCGCCGTTTCCCAGGCTCCTCGGCGGCTGCTGCAGGACTGCTGCTCCGTGCTGGACCACCAGGCGCCCGGAG gactgTGCGGTTGCTGCTGGGCTCTGCGTCCTCGCTACAAGCGGCTGGTCGACAACATCTTCCCAGAGGACCCCGAG GACGGGCTGGTCAAAGCCAACATGGAGAAGCTGACCTTCTTCGCTCTGTCTGCCCCGGAGAAGCTGGACCGCATCGCCGCGTACCTGTCAGAGCGGCTGACCAGAGAGCTGAACCGCCACCGCTACGg gtacGTCTGCATCGCCATGGAGGCgctggagcagctgctgctggcctgTCACTGTCAGAGCATCAACCTGCTGGTGGAGAGCTTCCTCAGCACGCTGCGCCTCCTGCTGGAGACCGACAAGCCACACCTCCACATCCTGGCCACCAActct TTCGTCAAGTTTGCGAACATCGAGGAGGACACGCCGTCGTACCACCGCAGCTACGACTTCTTCGTGTCCCGCTTCAGTGAGATGTGTCACTCCGACCACGAAGACCCCGACACACAGAACAA gatccGTGTGTCTGGGATCCGCGGCCTGCAGGGCGTGGTCAGGAAGACGGTGGACGACGAGCTGCAGGTGAACATCTGGGAGCCGCGTCACATGGAGCAGATTGTCCCCGCCCTGCTGGtcaacctgcagcagcacacgCTCAGCGGCAGCAG cgggtctccagcagagcagacagaggtgTGTTTCAGGGAGCTGCTGGGCCGCGCCGCCTATGGACACATTAACAACGCCATCAGACCTGTCCTCAT GCACCTGGACAGTCACAGTCTGTGGGGGGGACGCGGCTTCGCCGTCCGCTGTTTCCAGATCATCATGTACTCCATCCAG tcccaGCACTCCCACCTGgtcatccagcagctgctcggTCACCTGGACGCCAACAGCAGGAGCCCGGCCTCCGTCAGAGCCGGGATCGTGGAGGTCCTGTCCGAGGCCGCCGTCATAGAAGCTACCGGATCAGTGG GTCCCACCGTGCTGGAGGTCTTCAACACGCTGCTGCGACAGCTCCGGCAGAGCGTGGACTACCAGCTGACCGGTTACTATGACAACGCGGGGAAACACAAGACCACCTCCCGTGAGGAGGAGACGCTGCAGGACGCCGTCATCATGACCATCG GATCCTTCGCCAACACACTTCCTGTCtaccagaggtcagaggtcatgctCTTCATCATGGGGAAGATCCCCGTCCCCGGCATCTACCCCGCCCTGGGCTCTCCCAACGCCGG gtttGAAGGCAGCAGGATGATCCAGGTGATGCTGCTCAAGTCCCTCCTCCAG GTCTCAGACCGCTACGAGAGCACCAACCTGCTGACGGCGCTGCCCTCGTCCTTCCTGGAGCCGCTGCTGTCCTTCACTCTGATGGAGGATCCGGAGATCCGCCTCCTCGTGCTGTCCATCCTTACCTCGCTCATCGACCGCCGCCACAACACCGCCCGGCTCGCCACAGCCAG CGTGGCGTTCGACGTGTCAGCGTTGGAGCTGAGGGAGGATCGGTGCTCCCGTCAGGACAGCCTGTTCATGAGGAAG cacgcTCAGCGTCTCTACAGGCACGTGTACCTGGCCTGTAAGGAGGAGAGCAGCGGGCGCAGCCATTACCACGCCCTCTACACCCTATTGGCTGTCCTGGTGttggagctggccaacgaggaggtggtggtggaccTGATCCGACTGGTCTTGGCTCTGCAG gAGCTGGCCTTGTCCAATCAGGAGTCTCTGTCGACGTTTAACCGCTGCGGCGTCCATGCCGTCTCCGCCGCCTTCCTCGACCTGCTGTCACAACTCGGACCGCCCCCACTGCTCCATGAACACATCACacag GTCATAGAAAGGCGTCAGAAGGGGGCGCCACACTTGCTGCCTGAGCATGTCTTCTGTGATGATCCTAG gctGCCAGACGGCACGCTGACGGTGGACGAAGGCTTCCTGTTTGTCCAGTCAACCATCTGCGAGGcgctgacaggaagcagctacagcGCTCACTCCGAGCGCCTCAACACGCCGTACACACCTCAGCTGacag aggagGACCGTCTGTCTAGGAGGAAGAGCATCGGAGACGTCATCTCTGTACAGATGGACATGGACGCTCAGTGCTGCCCTGATAcaccacag AAGCCTCAGACGGAGCAGATCACCTTTGAGACCCTGAAGAGCGCCATCG aggacagaggacaggtggaggaggaggagaggaggaggaggatgcagcTGGCGGAGCACTTTCAGACGGCGCCCTTTGAGGAGATCGCCGCTCAGTGTGGAGCACGG ACGTCTCGGCTGCAGTCCAGGCTGGACCAGGTCTTTGATCTGATCATACGTCCTCCTCCGTCTCCGTCCGGACAGTCGCCGCCGCGCTCCACGCCGCTCTATGAGATGAAGTTCCCcgacctgtgtgtgtattag